One Paenibacillus riograndensis SBR5 DNA segment encodes these proteins:
- a CDS encoding phage tail protein, translating to MKANILNIGAKSNWVPGYREDPYLAFNFIVEIDGISVAGFSEVSGLSIETQVERKTFGGENHKEFVFLGQTKYSDLTLKNGVTNDEYLWNWYQNVVNGVVKRRSGSICLLDHSGTPKVWWNFIEACPIKWEGPAFSASSSAVAVESLVLTHNGLYRYR from the coding sequence ATGAAGGCAAATATTTTAAATATCGGCGCGAAAAGCAATTGGGTGCCCGGTTACAGGGAAGATCCCTATCTTGCCTTTAACTTCATTGTGGAGATCGACGGGATCTCCGTCGCCGGGTTCTCCGAGGTTTCCGGCCTTAGTATTGAGACCCAGGTGGAACGCAAAACATTCGGCGGTGAGAATCATAAGGAATTTGTTTTCCTCGGACAGACCAAATACTCAGATCTGACGCTGAAAAACGGGGTTACCAACGACGAATATCTGTGGAACTGGTATCAAAATGTGGTTAATGGAGTGGTCAAACGGCGCAGCGGGTCCATCTGTCTGCTGGATCATTCCGGCACGCCAAAGGTGTGGTGGAACTTTATCGAGGCTTGTCCCATCAAGTGGGAAGGACCGGCATTCAGTGCCAGCAGCAGTGCGGTGGCGGTGGAGAGTCTGGTTCTGACCCATAACGGGCTGTACAGGTACCGGTAA
- a CDS encoding phage tail sheath family protein, whose protein sequence is MANYLSPGVYVEEVSSGVKPIAGVGTSVGAFVGIAEKGVIGKAVLITNWSQFVNEFGQFIPNGYLAYAVYNFFAEGGTSCYVVRAASKDIQPASLTIKDTDNLDLFKVVARSEGKWGNRISVKISQSSNKQQFGFKMVVQYLLDSSFNDEYTGEDEDGKIVEVFDNMLLINFEEKVNQVSAFVSVKPLVDLTILENMEKTPAFNETALSLSGGVNGMSPIDFLGDSASRAGIHAFDTIDGINIVAAPDLADMAYSRGTILDMLNYCKLRKDCIFIVDPPHGLSPLEVKDFKEGAGNYSGNSFNTSYGALYYPWVYINDPLTGKQKLVPPSGAIAGTYAYVDSVRGVHKAPAGTTDGYLDSVVGIEKIITKAEQELLNPDGINVIRSLPEGICVWGARTLSSDSEWNYVNVRRLLMYIEESLDEGSQWVVFEPNDPSLWGKVKRNLTAFLTRVWRDGALYGTTQEEAFFVKVDEENNPPSVRDVGQLIIEVGVAPVKPAEFVVIRVSQKTLSK, encoded by the coding sequence ATGGCAAATTATTTATCGCCAGGCGTGTATGTAGAGGAAGTCTCAAGCGGTGTCAAGCCGATTGCCGGCGTAGGCACATCTGTAGGGGCGTTTGTAGGGATCGCAGAAAAAGGTGTGATCGGCAAAGCGGTGCTAATCACGAATTGGAGCCAATTCGTCAATGAATTCGGCCAATTTATCCCGAATGGCTATCTGGCTTATGCCGTGTATAACTTTTTTGCGGAAGGAGGCACCTCCTGCTACGTGGTAAGAGCGGCTTCTAAGGATATTCAGCCTGCATCTCTAACCATCAAAGATACGGATAACCTGGATCTGTTCAAGGTGGTTGCACGCTCGGAAGGAAAATGGGGCAACCGGATTTCGGTGAAGATCAGCCAGTCCTCCAACAAGCAGCAGTTTGGCTTCAAAATGGTTGTCCAGTATTTGCTGGACAGCAGCTTCAACGATGAATACACCGGGGAAGATGAAGACGGCAAAATCGTTGAGGTCTTCGATAACATGCTGCTGATCAATTTTGAGGAGAAGGTCAATCAGGTTTCCGCTTTTGTCAGTGTGAAGCCGCTGGTCGATCTGACCATTCTGGAAAATATGGAAAAAACACCGGCCTTCAACGAAACAGCCCTGTCGCTCAGCGGCGGCGTGAACGGAATGTCTCCGATCGATTTCCTGGGGGATTCAGCCAGCCGGGCAGGTATCCACGCTTTTGACACCATTGACGGCATCAACATTGTGGCTGCTCCGGACCTTGCGGATATGGCTTACAGCCGGGGCACGATCCTGGACATGCTCAATTACTGCAAGCTGAGAAAAGACTGCATCTTCATTGTTGACCCTCCGCACGGACTGAGTCCGCTGGAAGTCAAGGATTTCAAGGAAGGTGCAGGCAACTATTCCGGCAATTCGTTCAACACCTCTTACGGTGCCCTGTACTATCCATGGGTCTACATTAACGATCCGCTCACAGGCAAGCAAAAGCTCGTGCCGCCGTCAGGTGCAATTGCCGGTACTTATGCTTATGTCGATTCCGTGCGCGGTGTCCACAAAGCACCCGCAGGCACAACGGACGGCTATCTTGATTCCGTGGTTGGCATTGAGAAGATCATCACCAAAGCGGAGCAGGAGCTGCTCAATCCGGACGGCATCAACGTGATCCGCTCCCTGCCGGAAGGCATTTGCGTATGGGGGGCCAGAACCCTGTCCTCCGATTCCGAATGGAATTACGTCAACGTCCGGCGTCTGCTGATGTATATTGAGGAATCGCTGGATGAGGGCAGCCAATGGGTTGTTTTTGAACCGAATGATCCCAGCCTGTGGGGCAAGGTGAAGCGCAATCTGACAGCTTTCCTGACCCGGGTCTGGAGAGACGGAGCCTTATACGGGACTACGCAGGAAGAAGCCTTTTTCGTCAAAGTGGACGAGGAGAACAATCCGCCTTCTGTGCGGGATGTCGGCCAGCTGATTATTGAAGTCGGCGTGGCACCGGTCAAGCCTGCGGAATTTGTAGTCATTCGGGTCAGCCAAAAAACCCTATCCAAATAA
- a CDS encoding phage baseplate assembly protein V: MNEGPGITNFADSMINEGRIFGVMVGIVINNDSANHADKPGPGRVKVKIPLMGMPESNWARMASWMAGKERGAFCLPEVDDEVLVVFENGDVNRPYVIGSLWNGKDTPPETNKDGKNNIRMFKSRSGHILQFADTEGKENITLTSAKGHVIRLDDKSGAEQIQIMDKSGKNKIVIDSKANKLSVLSGQDIEISAPGGKLSLSAKTIEMKSSADTRIEASAGMEVKAAASMTIKGATVNIN; this comes from the coding sequence ATGAATGAGGGACCTGGAATTACCAATTTTGCCGACAGCATGATTAACGAGGGACGCATCTTCGGAGTGATGGTGGGAATTGTCATTAACAATGACTCCGCGAACCATGCGGATAAACCCGGACCCGGCCGGGTAAAGGTAAAGATCCCGCTGATGGGCATGCCGGAATCCAACTGGGCCCGGATGGCTTCATGGATGGCCGGGAAGGAGCGGGGGGCTTTTTGCCTGCCTGAGGTGGATGATGAGGTGCTGGTGGTTTTTGAGAATGGAGATGTCAACCGCCCCTATGTGATCGGGTCCTTGTGGAACGGAAAGGATACACCGCCGGAAACCAACAAAGACGGCAAAAACAATATCCGTATGTTCAAATCCCGCAGCGGACACATTCTGCAGTTTGCCGATACCGAGGGGAAAGAGAACATTACGCTTACTTCCGCCAAAGGTCATGTAATCCGGCTGGATGACAAAAGCGGCGCCGAGCAAATCCAGATCATGGATAAATCGGGGAAGAACAAAATCGTCATCGATTCCAAAGCGAATAAGCTGTCGGTCCTGTCCGGACAGGACATCGAAATATCCGCCCCCGGCGGGAAGCTGTCTCTCTCCGCGAAAACGATTGAAATGAAATCATCGGCGGACACCAGGATTGAAGCGTCGGCGGGGATGGAGGTCAAAGCAGCGGCCAGCATGACGATCAAAGGGGCTACGGTCAATATTAATTAG
- a CDS encoding DUF6760 family protein, translating into MAGGIVGYPLDRLYEEVAFLTYYLHWDYAAVLNLEHPERNRWCSEVSKINQKLGGGEEKKNFFEA; encoded by the coding sequence ATCGCCGGGGGAATAGTCGGCTACCCCCTTGACCGCCTCTACGAGGAGGTAGCCTTTCTAACCTACTATCTGCATTGGGACTATGCGGCTGTGCTGAACCTGGAGCATCCTGAACGGAACCGCTGGTGCAGTGAAGTCAGCAAAATCAACCAAAAGCTGGGTGGCGGGGAAGAGAAGAAGAACTTCTTTGAGGCTTAG
- a CDS encoding phage tail protein, with amino-acid sequence MATGKRLDPYRNYRFRVVIDGIQTAAFADATIPDTSTEAVDYREGIDAPHARKLSGLTKFGNITLKKGLTDSLELYNWRKSIEDKGALKNRKSLSIILVDEEGNDKAQWDILEAWPIKYDVSALSAKGNEVSVESMELVHEGVRRVK; translated from the coding sequence ATGGCAACCGGCAAAAGATTGGACCCCTACCGCAATTACCGCTTCCGCGTTGTGATTGACGGCATTCAAACCGCAGCATTTGCTGACGCGACAATTCCGGATACCTCTACAGAAGCTGTGGATTACCGCGAGGGCATAGATGCTCCGCATGCACGCAAGCTATCGGGACTGACCAAATTCGGGAACATCACCTTGAAAAAAGGCCTTACCGACTCCCTGGAGCTCTACAACTGGCGCAAGTCGATTGAAGACAAAGGGGCACTGAAGAACCGCAAGAGCTTGTCGATCATCCTGGTGGATGAAGAAGGCAATGACAAAGCGCAGTGGGATATCCTCGAAGCCTGGCCGATCAAATATGATGTCAGCGCATTAAGTGCCAAGGGAAATGAAGTCTCCGTAGAATCGATGGAACTGGTGCATGAAGGTGTGCGCAGAGTGAAATAG
- a CDS encoding DUF4255 domain-containing protein, producing MAVDTGTVIRDVSTSLKALLKANVPELNDDSFISFGSPSDIDSSTMKLSMCLYYLSHSPSMRNSEKEEIGGTNEFLYPPAYLDLYYLLTPYAKDRETEQLILGRIFQLFHEHPVLSGSDLRGNLAECGNEKIRISYNNLTIQDIKQLWEVFPGKPAKVSLSYLVSPVRLPADKKIIIPRVQVKDLGIHPI from the coding sequence ATGGCCGTGGATACCGGTACGGTAATAAGAGATGTCAGCACCAGCCTGAAGGCACTGCTGAAGGCGAATGTACCTGAACTGAACGATGACAGCTTCATCAGCTTCGGCTCTCCAAGCGACATTGACAGTTCGACGATGAAGCTCTCGATGTGCCTGTATTATTTGAGCCACAGCCCGAGCATGCGCAACAGTGAGAAGGAAGAGATCGGCGGCACGAACGAGTTCTTGTATCCGCCGGCTTATCTGGATTTATATTATCTGCTCACCCCGTATGCCAAGGACAGAGAAACCGAGCAGCTTATACTGGGCAGAATCTTTCAGCTGTTCCATGAGCACCCGGTGCTTAGCGGCTCCGACCTGAGAGGCAATCTTGCCGAATGCGGCAATGAGAAGATCCGGATCTCCTATAACAACCTGACCATTCAGGATATTAAGCAGCTATGGGAGGTTTTTCCCGGGAAGCCGGCCAAGGTGAGCCTGTCCTATCTGGTATCACCGGTAAGGCTGCCTGCGGATAAGAAGATCATCATTCCACGGGTACAGGTAAAGGATCTGGGCATTCACCCCATTTAA
- a CDS encoding CIS tube protein: MAEKAKIIPLDMPVGAIEVMFNPNEYTVSFEGKYTGEKNNKQFQITETPELKVSLFYDTYEKRTDVRKKTKLLTSLLDPKVSGKNTKKPPVCLFVWGGFTYRGLLSKIEQKFTMFMENGTPVRSLLDVTFITEESDKTVEDNRGLNACRKLWVVKSGDRLDLIANEALKEPLAWRRIAELNKIVNPIGFPGKNDIGRTLVIPD, translated from the coding sequence ATGGCGGAGAAAGCGAAGATTATTCCTCTGGATATGCCCGTTGGAGCCATTGAGGTGATGTTCAACCCCAATGAGTACACCGTTTCCTTCGAAGGGAAGTATACCGGGGAGAAGAACAACAAGCAATTTCAAATCACGGAAACCCCTGAACTCAAGGTTTCTTTATTCTATGACACTTATGAGAAGCGCACGGATGTGCGCAAGAAAACCAAGCTGCTAACCTCGCTGCTTGACCCCAAAGTAAGCGGGAAAAATACGAAAAAGCCGCCGGTGTGCCTGTTTGTCTGGGGCGGGTTCACCTACCGCGGCCTTCTCAGCAAGATCGAGCAGAAGTTCACGATGTTCATGGAGAACGGCACACCGGTCCGCTCTCTGCTCGATGTTACCTTTATCACAGAAGAGTCGGACAAAACCGTCGAAGACAACCGGGGTCTGAATGCCTGCCGGAAGCTGTGGGTGGTCAAAAGCGGGGACCGGCTGGATCTGATCGCCAATGAAGCGCTGAAGGAGCCGCTGGCGTGGCGCAGGATTGCCGAGCTGAACAAGATTGTCAATCCAATCGGCTTTCCTGGAAAAAACGATATCGGGAGGACCTTGGTCATCCCGGATTAA
- a CDS encoding GPW/gp25 family protein gives MEVVDFLGRGWKYPFAVQRGSINSSDGEDSIRESILLILSTARGERVMRPDFGCRLNELVFAPNTMSTATLLRSFIEEALQNWEPRIEVDDITVTPRSDQSQLEVSIDYSIRASNSKYNLVYPFFLESVGK, from the coding sequence ATGGAAGTTGTAGATTTTTTGGGACGGGGCTGGAAATATCCCTTCGCTGTCCAAAGAGGGAGCATCAATTCTTCAGATGGAGAAGATTCCATCCGCGAATCTATCCTTCTGATTCTTTCAACCGCCCGCGGCGAACGGGTCATGCGCCCGGATTTCGGCTGCAGGCTGAACGAGCTGGTGTTCGCGCCTAATACGATGAGCACCGCTACGCTGCTGAGAAGCTTTATTGAAGAAGCGCTGCAGAACTGGGAGCCGCGGATCGAAGTGGACGATATTACCGTCACGCCGCGCTCCGACCAGTCTCAGCTGGAGGTGTCCATTGACTATTCAATCAGGGCCAGCAACAGCAAATATAATCTGGTCTATCCATTCTTCCTTGAAAGCGTGGGGAAATAA
- a CDS encoding PAAR domain-containing protein — translation MGQPAAKKGDRILATDTHIVMLPAGPAPVPTPLPHPFTGILDGALSANVKIMGQPAATVDSTATNTPAHVPQGGPFQKPPTNQGKIIAGSASVKINGKMAARHSDPALTCNDPADLPVGKVVAAGTVLIGG, via the coding sequence ATGGGACAGCCTGCCGCGAAAAAGGGCGACCGCATTCTGGCTACCGATACGCATATCGTGATGCTTCCTGCCGGTCCGGCGCCCGTTCCGACGCCGTTGCCCCATCCTTTTACGGGCATTCTGGACGGCGCGCTTAGCGCAAATGTCAAGATTATGGGGCAGCCGGCAGCTACAGTGGATTCCACGGCCACGAATACACCGGCACATGTTCCGCAGGGAGGCCCTTTTCAAAAGCCTCCAACCAATCAGGGGAAAATCATCGCCGGAAGCGCTAGCGTAAAAATCAACGGAAAAATGGCCGCCAGACACAGCGATCCGGCGCTGACATGCAATGATCCGGCCGATCTGCCGGTAGGCAAGGTGGTTGCGGCAGGAACGGTCTTAATAGGAGGCTGA
- a CDS encoding putative baseplate assembly protein — MPNKVPTIDKRNQEQLVPELRRLIYQYCSREWTDLTELEADKKVDALVHIFTQMMGKVIGRLNQAPEKNFISFLNLIGIHPTPPRSAKVPLLFKQKPDADTSSTIPAGTRVSAQPENQAEVIFETEKDLTVIQPRLVRAVSLDPEEDQWSNQDYLFAEEPSGQRAKLFKGDSTVVHRLYLGHSELLGFEEAGSRLSVYFNKPEAALALAADAPGGAGSLPDMDWFCFDEEGNTVQLSPSMTGIKEDSAWRAVVQFDHLSGVHAKTIAGYEQAERLREWSNKWIFAELKTPITAADLMPDIEDIRLELKLVSPVPLMPDMAVNNGTSLDMGKDYYPFGDKPKVNDTFYIACSEAFSKPGSRITLKIELSDPEISKLPDTPYVRLGWEYWNGKEWLGIGSLEETLDGEAAAAGGSTRSSACLTGSGMLSFQCPGIKPLTLNGEERYWIRARITGGNYGEEAKYEYQDEEVKLGEGSIKVAQLKVTQATYAPPSIRRLSIAYSHTLEGHPQTVLTENNFSFADKTAACLAEGEYFKPFYPCAELEPTFYLGFDRDISNLPVSLFFPLNGEQLRRPVVAWEYWDGRRWLTLSVNDEIRGFTRREILQFAVPTDIAKRPLFGTEQYWIRARLDEGRFEIFPQVDAIFANAVWARNSNSVAGEIPGSSNGEENQSFQLSKTPVLPGQRLRVREAPGQGEWVPWEEVDTFSLSASDGRHYMLDRSSGTIIFGDGRNGMIPPTGTDNIECDYKYGGGAAGNVAAGAVTKIWDSFSWLDSVTNPVAADGGFDQEAAEQAQIRGPHTLKSWDRGVTAEDIEWLVREAMPQIAKVKCLSAMNRDLEFVPGTATIIVVPETDEPKPVPSQELLSEIEAYLCERTSAALDTSDPGIEVIGPDYVRIGVEAAVAFTSVEQRKVEEGRIIDNLKQFFHPLYGGDRAAGWELGQNLYVSEVYAVIKNTPGVDYVSGIAIKASVQCFTASLEPLENGPYKPLAAYPKYSAVRSDDNSIQFALAERVEAGSEVKSLVLKGFKENGKIRLRYRTYEPVELIVVSIDGDILECQTLDGQPLEHSYPEGSDLEFDITDDLTVRTYILNGLASGAESFFVKIAVFEPKDIVFLSKTDEYVNTTPLKIRSIHSDNIFLEEDELIYGGTHLINKPEEHIFPYLLDKNTGLLHDLTGTTEDCRLGAILKEERKFLTGLKEAPGTAARCRYCFPEEQP; from the coding sequence ATGCCAAACAAAGTGCCTACCATTGACAAGCGGAATCAGGAACAGCTGGTTCCGGAGCTAAGACGCTTAATCTACCAATACTGCAGCAGGGAATGGACGGATCTGACGGAGCTGGAAGCAGACAAGAAGGTGGATGCGCTGGTCCATATTTTTACCCAAATGATGGGCAAAGTCATCGGCCGGCTGAACCAGGCGCCCGAGAAAAATTTCATATCCTTTCTGAATCTGATCGGTATTCATCCGACTCCGCCCAGATCAGCCAAAGTACCGCTGCTCTTTAAGCAGAAGCCTGATGCGGACACCAGCAGCACGATTCCGGCAGGGACGCGGGTATCCGCCCAGCCCGAGAATCAGGCAGAGGTGATTTTTGAAACCGAAAAGGATTTGACGGTCATCCAGCCCCGGCTGGTCAGGGCCGTAAGCCTTGATCCCGAAGAAGACCAGTGGAGCAATCAGGATTATCTTTTTGCTGAGGAGCCTTCCGGACAAAGGGCCAAGTTGTTCAAAGGCGATTCGACGGTGGTCCACAGGCTGTACCTGGGCCATTCGGAGCTTCTCGGGTTCGAAGAAGCGGGCAGCCGCTTGTCGGTTTACTTCAACAAGCCGGAAGCAGCCCTGGCTCTGGCTGCGGATGCGCCAGGAGGGGCCGGGAGTCTGCCCGATATGGACTGGTTCTGCTTCGATGAAGAGGGGAATACCGTACAGCTGTCGCCGTCAATGACCGGGATTAAGGAGGATTCTGCCTGGAGGGCGGTGGTTCAGTTTGATCACCTGTCCGGGGTTCATGCGAAGACAATTGCCGGTTACGAGCAAGCGGAGCGTTTGCGGGAATGGTCCAATAAGTGGATATTTGCCGAGCTGAAGACACCCATAACCGCCGCTGATCTGATGCCGGATATCGAAGATATCCGCTTGGAGCTAAAGCTGGTGAGCCCGGTGCCGCTGATGCCGGATATGGCGGTCAACAACGGCACTTCGCTGGATATGGGCAAAGATTATTATCCTTTTGGAGACAAGCCCAAAGTGAACGACACCTTCTATATCGCGTGCAGCGAGGCCTTCTCCAAACCGGGCTCCCGGATAACGCTGAAGATTGAGCTGTCTGATCCGGAAATCAGCAAGCTGCCGGATACCCCTTATGTGAGACTCGGCTGGGAGTACTGGAACGGCAAGGAATGGCTCGGTATCGGCAGCCTGGAAGAGACGCTGGACGGAGAAGCTGCGGCTGCAGGCGGCAGTACGCGCAGCAGCGCCTGCCTTACCGGAAGTGGAATGCTCAGCTTCCAGTGTCCGGGGATCAAGCCGCTGACGCTGAACGGGGAAGAGCGCTACTGGATCCGTGCCCGCATCACCGGCGGGAATTATGGTGAGGAAGCGAAATATGAATACCAGGATGAAGAGGTCAAGCTTGGGGAGGGAAGCATCAAGGTAGCCCAGCTGAAGGTTACACAAGCAACCTATGCTCCCCCTTCCATCCGCAGGCTCAGCATTGCTTACAGCCATACGCTGGAGGGGCACCCGCAAACGGTGCTCACGGAGAACAATTTCAGCTTTGCGGACAAAACGGCTGCCTGCCTGGCGGAAGGGGAATATTTCAAACCCTTTTACCCTTGTGCAGAGCTTGAGCCTACGTTCTATCTGGGCTTTGACCGTGACATCAGCAACCTGCCGGTATCGCTCTTTTTTCCGTTAAACGGGGAACAGCTGAGGCGTCCGGTTGTGGCTTGGGAGTATTGGGACGGCAGAAGATGGCTGACGCTAAGTGTAAATGACGAGATCAGGGGCTTCACCCGGAGGGAGATTCTGCAGTTTGCCGTTCCAACGGATATCGCTAAACGCCCGCTGTTCGGAACAGAGCAGTATTGGATCCGCGCCCGGCTGGATGAGGGACGTTTTGAGATCTTTCCCCAGGTCGATGCTATCTTTGCGAATGCGGTATGGGCCCGCAACTCCAATTCGGTTGCCGGTGAGATCCCCGGCTCCAGCAACGGCGAAGAGAACCAGAGCTTCCAGTTATCCAAGACGCCTGTGCTGCCCGGACAGCGACTTCGGGTCCGGGAGGCGCCGGGGCAAGGCGAGTGGGTGCCGTGGGAGGAAGTTGACACTTTTTCCTTGTCTGCCTCGGACGGAAGGCACTATATGCTGGACAGAAGCAGCGGGACGATCATCTTCGGGGACGGAAGAAACGGCATGATCCCGCCGACCGGAACCGACAACATTGAGTGCGACTATAAGTATGGCGGCGGAGCAGCCGGCAATGTTGCCGCAGGAGCGGTCACCAAGATATGGGACAGCTTCAGCTGGCTGGATTCGGTGACTAATCCGGTGGCGGCGGACGGCGGCTTTGACCAGGAGGCGGCGGAGCAGGCTCAAATCCGCGGGCCGCATACGCTGAAAAGCTGGGACAGAGGCGTTACCGCCGAGGACATAGAATGGCTGGTGCGTGAGGCGATGCCCCAGATTGCCAAGGTGAAATGCCTTAGCGCCATGAACCGTGATCTGGAATTCGTTCCGGGCACAGCCACAATCATTGTGGTGCCGGAAACGGATGAGCCAAAGCCGGTCCCCAGCCAGGAATTGCTCAGTGAAATTGAAGCCTATCTGTGCGAACGGACCTCTGCGGCATTGGACACGAGCGACCCGGGAATTGAAGTGATTGGCCCGGATTACGTGCGGATCGGAGTGGAGGCCGCTGTAGCATTTACCTCCGTAGAACAGCGGAAGGTGGAGGAGGGACGGATTATTGACAACCTGAAGCAGTTTTTTCATCCCCTCTATGGCGGAGACAGGGCTGCGGGCTGGGAGCTGGGACAGAACCTGTATGTTTCCGAGGTCTATGCTGTGATCAAAAATACACCGGGTGTGGACTATGTATCCGGCATTGCCATCAAGGCTTCGGTGCAGTGCTTTACGGCAAGTCTTGAACCCCTGGAGAACGGGCCTTATAAACCTCTGGCTGCTTACCCGAAGTACAGTGCGGTCCGTTCTGACGACAACTCTATTCAATTTGCGCTTGCCGAGCGGGTAGAGGCCGGAAGCGAAGTGAAATCGCTGGTGCTTAAGGGGTTCAAGGAGAATGGAAAGATCAGGCTCCGCTACAGAACTTATGAGCCGGTTGAGCTGATCGTCGTATCGATCGACGGGGACATCCTGGAATGTCAGACTCTGGACGGGCAACCGCTGGAGCACAGCTATCCTGAAGGCAGCGACCTTGAATTCGACATCACCGATGACTTAACAGTCCGCACCTATATACTTAACGGGCTGGCTTCAGGTGCTGAATCGTTTTTTGTGAAAATCGCCGTCTTTGAGCCGAAGGATATTGTCTTCTTAAGCAAGACTGATGAGTATGTCAACACCACCCCCCTCAAGATTCGCAGCATCCACTCTGATAACATTTTCCTTGAAGAGGATGAGCTGATCTATGGCGGGACGCATCTGATCAACAAACCGGAAGAGCACATCTTCCCGTATCTTCTGGATAAGAACACAGGCCTGCTGCATGATTTGACCGGAACCACGGAAGACTGCAGGCTTGGAGCCATCCTTAAGGAGGAGCGGAAGTTTCTGACCGGCCTTAAGGAGGCGCCAGGGACAGCGGCACGGTGCCGCTATTGTTTTCCGGAGGAGCAGCCATAA
- a CDS encoding phage late control D family protein, with protein sequence MGTSVANYKIELNGSKLSAELAAAVEGVTLEDEINLPALFSIQMNMVNSGSGMWRGTDLKSIKPGDKVKLSLGLDKLQPMISGEITALDLNFGEHSVLDIRGYDLLHRLRMGTRSKAFLKKKDSDIASEIAKEHGLTPVVDDTGTVYPYIFQNNQSNYEFLVERAAMLDYELYADDKKLYFVKSRSVKAPGLPELSFKKDFERLNLELRALTRGSKVKVKGWDVKEKKELEAEAKTGDETTKMGGTESGFSLSAKAIEESPVAIMAEHLLDMSEAKTLASAAYNSRLRDFIAGEGMCWGNPQLRAGQTVKLLGLGERFSGIYYIVSTVHKIDSKGYTTTFRVKRTGL encoded by the coding sequence ATGGGCACCAGTGTAGCGAATTATAAGATTGAGCTGAATGGAAGCAAGCTGTCCGCAGAACTGGCTGCGGCGGTGGAGGGAGTTACGCTGGAAGATGAGATTAATCTGCCGGCTTTATTTTCCATTCAGATGAATATGGTCAATTCCGGGAGCGGCATGTGGCGGGGAACCGATCTCAAGAGCATCAAGCCGGGAGACAAGGTGAAGCTTTCACTTGGACTCGACAAGCTCCAGCCGATGATCAGCGGGGAGATTACCGCGCTTGATCTGAATTTTGGGGAGCATTCCGTGCTGGACATTCGCGGGTACGACCTGCTGCACAGGCTTCGCATGGGGACGAGAAGCAAAGCTTTTCTGAAGAAAAAGGACAGCGACATCGCTTCGGAGATCGCCAAAGAGCATGGACTGACCCCTGTGGTAGACGATACTGGAACCGTGTATCCCTACATATTCCAGAATAATCAGAGCAATTACGAGTTTCTGGTGGAACGGGCGGCCATGCTCGATTATGAGCTCTATGCGGATGACAAGAAGCTGTATTTCGTCAAGTCAAGGTCGGTGAAAGCCCCCGGTCTGCCGGAGCTGAGCTTCAAGAAGGATTTTGAACGGCTGAATCTGGAGCTGCGGGCGCTTACCCGGGGGAGCAAGGTGAAGGTAAAGGGCTGGGACGTGAAGGAGAAGAAGGAGCTGGAAGCCGAAGCGAAGACCGGAGACGAGACGACCAAGATGGGCGGGACAGAATCCGGCTTTTCTTTAAGCGCCAAAGCTATTGAGGAATCGCCGGTCGCCATCATGGCGGAGCATCTGCTCGATATGAGCGAGGCCAAAACATTGGCTTCCGCCGCCTACAACAGCCGCCTGCGCGACTTCATCGCCGGTGAGGGCATGTGCTGGGGAAATCCGCAGCTCCGGGCAGGCCAAACGGTGAAGCTGCTCGGCCTGGGCGAGCGCTTCAGCGGCATCTATTATATTGTATCCACGGTTCACAAGATTGACAGCAAGGGTTATACAACGACTTTTAGGGTAAAGAGGACTGGCCTATGA